One Setaria italica strain Yugu1 chromosome I, Setaria_italica_v2.0, whole genome shotgun sequence DNA window includes the following coding sequences:
- the LOC101775026 gene encoding uncharacterized protein LOC101775026 has product MACCRALALHPLPASAPRARVSAHRLRPSSVRVRCCASAGDRAEPPQEAVLKAISQIASSKGRVAQTTNVIMGGTVTDDATDEWLVLDKKVNTYPTVRGFTAIGTGGDDFVQSMVVAVESVIEERIPEGQISQKVSAKGKYVSVKIGPIRVVSSEQVQAVYNAMKKDMRMKFFL; this is encoded by the exons ATGGCGTGCTGCCGGGCCCTCGCGCTCCACCCCCTCCCCGCTTCCGCTCCCCGCGCCCGGGTTAGCGCCCACCGGCTCCGCCCTTCCTCCGTGCGCGTGCGGTGCTGCGCCTCCGCGGGCGACCGGGCGGAGCCGCCCCAGGAGGCCGTTCTCAAGGCCATCTCTC AGATAGCAAGCTCTAAAGGAAGGGTTGCACAAACAACAAATGTTATCATGGGTGGCACTGTTACAGATGACGCAACAGATGAATGGCTTGTTCTTGATAAAAAG GTAAATACTTATCCTACAGTTAGAGGGTTTACAGCAATTGGTACAGGAGGCGATGATTTTGTGCAGTCAATGGTTGTTGCTGTCGAATCAGTTATCGAAGAACGTATTCCTGAG GGTCAAATATCCCAGAAAGTGTCTGCTAAAGGGAAATATGTGTCTGTCAAAATTGGACCTATCCGTGTGGTTTCCAGCGAGCAG GTCCAAGCGGTGTACAATGCCATGAAGAAAGATATGCGCATGAAATTCTTTTTGTGA
- the LOC101775431 gene encoding atherin-like, which translates to MKTLCPKPGKGGKIHPSPAEDPIAAAFRLLPAAILVLVAGLTPEDQRVLAHLVTRSFLVGWDAATAPPPEQARGGRRRRGHPPTVGCLCFECYGSFWTRWGCSPQHDRIHAALEAFEEHLNAAESAAASSSAATPPSSKRRDRGKRSRAAAATPPPPTPPPPPPIQSRPESPEPPAEAEVVPEPSSPPPPSCPPPPAPAACPSENKENVPEAAPAEAKSEECGGEVAAEAEEERKRGWADVMGGVLNPRRWGIWSPAVESAT; encoded by the coding sequence ATGAAGACGCTGTGCCCCAAGCCCGGCAAGGGCGGCAAGATCCACCCGTCGCCCGCCGAGGACCCCATCGCGGCGGCgttccgcctcctccccgccgccatcctcgtcctcgtcgccgggcTGACCCCCGAGGACCAGCGCGTGCTGGCCCACCTCGTGACGCGCTCGTTCCTGGTGGGCTGggacgccgccaccgcgccgccgccagagcaggcgcgcggcgggcggcgccggcgcggccaccCGCCGACCGTCGGCTGCTTGTGCTTCGAGTGCTACGGCAGCTTCTGGACGCGGTGGGGCTGCTCCCCGCAGCACGACCGCATCCACGCCGCCCTGGAGGCCTTCGAGGAGCACCTCAACGCCGCCGagtcggccgccgcctcctcctccgccgccacccctccctcctccaaGCGCCGCGACAGGGGCAAGCGCagcagagccgccgccgccacccctcccccgccaacccctccgccgccgccgccgattcaGAGCCGCCCCGAGTCCCCGGAGCCCCCGGCCGAGGCGGAGGTCGTCCCGGAGCCTTCCTCCCCGCCCCCTCCTTCGTGCCCTCCTCCCCCGGCTCCCGCGGCGTGCCCCTCCGAGAACAAGGAGAATGTCCCGGAGGCGGCCCCCGCGGAGGCCAAGTCGGAGGAatgcggcggcgaggtggcggcggaggccgaggaggagaggaagcgcgGGTGGGCGGACGTGATGGGCGGCGTGCTGAACCCGCGCCGCTGGGGGATTTGGAGCCCCGCCGTGGAGAGCGCCACCTAg